Genomic window (Candidatus Desulfarcum epimagneticum):
TTCAAGGATTCTTTTATAGGCGAAATATTTGTTGGCCTTATGCCTGTATCGCCCGATGAGATAAGTCGCGGCGCCTGAGACAGCGGCGGTCAATATTGTGGCGTTTAATAACAGCGGCATGTTTTCCCCCCCTTTCGAAATACGATCAACCGTTTGAACCCGGTTTTCACCAGGAGTCGTTTTTTTCATATAGCGCCTCCTGAATGGAGGCGTTGACCGCTATTTTAATCGGCGCCTCAGCCCATGTCAAATCCATTTTCACCTTCAGGGTCTTTGCGGGCCAATGCGTCATCGCCATACGCATGGCTTAACCCGGCCGCCTGTTCATTCCCTGTTCATTTCATTGTTGACAAAATTTCTCACTATCGTACAATCGTAAGGGAAGAAAGAGGCCGGGCGAATAAAAAACCGTCGCAGCGCGGTGGATCGAATTTTTATGACGCCGTTTAAGGGGCGACGTGGCCAAAAAGCGCGTCGCGGTTTTTTTTGCGCCCTGCGTCTCGTGTGTGTGTGGAATTTTGACCATGCCGTCTAACGCGGTTTTTTACCGCTTTACAAGGAAGACTGAAAGAAAATATGAGTTTCAAAAATTTAGATTTAATCGACGAGTTATTAAAGGCGGTTGAGGACCTGGGCTTTGTTGAGCCCACGCCCATCCAGACAGACGCCATTCCTGAAATTATTGGCGGGGACAGGGATTTGGTGGGGCTTGCCCAGACCGGAACCGGCAAAACAGCGGCTTTTTCTTTGCCCATGATTCAGCTGATCGACTTTGATCTGACCCATGCCCAGGGGCTGGTGATTTGTCCCACCCGGGAACTTTGCATGCAGATTTCACGGGATATTAAAAAGTTATGCCGATATGTGAAAGGCGCCCGGGTGGCCGCTGTTTATGGGGGCGCCGACATTGAAAAACAAAGAGCCCAAATCAAAAAAGGCGCTCAGATCATTGTGGCCACCCCTGGAAGACTCCGGGATCTGATCCAAAGGAAAATAGCGGCGCTTTCTAAAATCGCCTGCCTGGTTCTGGATGAGGCGGATGAAATGCTCAATATGGGCTTTCAGGAAGACATTGACGCCATCCTTGAAAATACGCCATCCGGGAAAAGAACATGGCTGTTTTCCGCCACAATGCCCAGGGCGGTGGCGCGCATTTCCAAAAGATATATGGAAAATCCCGTTGAGATCACCGTGGGGAAGAAAAACAGCGGCGCGGAAAATATTTCCCATGTTCATTATATTGTTAAAGAAAAAGACCGGTATCAGGCGCTGAAACGAATCATTGATTACCACCCGGATATTTACGGGCTGGTGTTTTGCCGCACCCGAAAAGATACCCAGGAAATAGCGGAAAAACTCATCAAAGACGGCTACAGCGCCGACGCCCTTCATGGCGATCTTTCCCAGGCATTGCGGGACAAGGTCATGGACAGATTTAAAACCAAATCCATCCAGATTCTCATTGCCACCGATGTGGCGGCCCGGGGGATAGATGTTCAGGACATCACCCATGTCATTAACTATAAACTCCCCGACGAGGCGGACAACTATACCCACAGGAGCGGCAGAACGGCCCGGGCCGGGAAATCCGGCACATCCGTGGCCATCATTAACACCCGGGAAAAAAGCAAACTTAAGTGGATCGAAAAAAAAGCCGGTGTTAAATTTAATTATGCCAAAGTCCCCGGGGGGTACGCCATTTGCGAAAAACAGCTCTATTCCATGATCGGAAAAATGGCGGAAGTGGAAGTGGATTACCAGGAAATCGGGCCTTTCCTGGCGCCGGTGTGGGACATATTAAATTCCCTGACAAAAGAAGATTTGATTCAAAAGTTTGTTTCCATTGAATTTAACCGGTTTCTCAATTATTACAAAGACTCCAAAGATATCAATGCGTCTTTGAAAAAAAAAGGCGCTTCCCATGGCCCCGGGAAAAAAGACCGGAAAAAGAAAAAATTAAGACCGGGAAAATCCAGGCGCTTTTTTTTAAATACAGGAGAGATGGACAACCTGAAAAAAGGCGCTTTAATCCGAACCCTGTGCGAGAGAGCCGGAATCAGCTCTGAAAAGATTGGCCCCATCGAAGTCATGCGGGAATTTTCTTTTTTTGAAGTTGAAACAAGCGTCGCGGCCAAAGTGTTAAAATCCATGAAGGGCGCCAAAATTGACGGTCAGAATGTTCGGGTTCAATACGCGGAAAAGAAGAAACCCCAGGGCAAGGACGCCCTGAAAAGAAAAAAGACAAAGAAAGGGGGGGCGACGGTGTCCGGGGTTTAGGGTTCACTCAAAAGCATTATTTGCCTGTCCCCTATTTTCCCCTTGAAAATGCGCGCGGATCGCGGGTCATGAGCGTCGGCGCGGCATGGGGTTTGGTTTGTGGGGTAGGGGCGTTTCGCGAAACGCCCTTGTTTCTTGAACCTGCGGATTCGATTTTTACGAAAAAAGGGTGAATGTGTCCCCGGTTCCGGGACCATCGCCGATCCGTTGAAATCCGCCGAAGCGCGTAGAGACGCAAGATTTTGCGTCTCTACAGCCAATTTTCAATTTTTAAACTGAGACCGCGCCGGGCGTCGCCGTTTTGGCTGTAAAACAGGGTCACAAAGATTCAGACAGTCGTTTCAACGAATAAATTCCATCAAGCCCTTGAATGGATTTGGGTTTCTTTTCGCGTTTGGATTCAAAACGGTCTTTAAACTTCTGGTAATGCGTCATGACAAACGCTTTGGAGCCGATGATTCCCGAATCGGTGAAGTAGCGGGTTCTGTAGGCGAACCTTCGGGTCCGGGTCAGGTTAAATCCGGCGTGTCTTTCCTTTTCCACAATACCGGGATCAATGCTTCCCGAAAACTCTTTGCCTGAGGGACTCAACGCCCCGGTCTCATACACATATCGCCGGTATCGCCTGACTCTTTCGGCCTCATTCATGACGTTGAATTCCACCAGACCGAAGTCTGTGGACAAAAACCCGCCCTCATTTCCGGACTGGATGTGATGTCCCAATGAACTCCATCGGTACGCCTCCGGGCGATCCACAATACCTGCCCGGACAGGATTTAAGTCAATATAGGCCAGGCAGTTGATTAAAGTGTTTCCATCCTCCACGATCACGCTTTTAAAACGCTCGGCCCACAGTGTTCCTCTTCGGTTGTGAAGTTTGTTGTAAAAGCGTGAGAAGGTCTGCTTGATTTCTTTCATAAATTCCGAGAGATTGGACCATTTTTCCCGAAAACGCTCAATGTCAGCTTCTCCGAATTCCCGTTCGTTTCCGTAAAAATTCACAAACCGTTCCCGGATTTGTTCGTCCGTGAAATCATGATCCGGCCGCATCTTTACAAGCAGGTGGAAATGGTTCCCCATGACGCAAAATCCCATGATATCGGTAAAATAGAGGCGGCTGAATTTTTTGATGATTTTAACCAGGGCCTCTTTTTCCACGTCCTGAAAGGGAAAACCGTCCAGGGCGGTTCGGGAAATCACATGATAGACGGTTTTTTCGCCCTTGTTGAGCATTCTGGCTGTTCTTGGCATGGTTTTTGTCCTGTTTTGGGTGTTTAGGGAATGGACTTATCATGGGGCTTTTTATTTTTCAAGCATTATTTGCCTGTCCCTATTTTTATTTTTGTTCTGTCCCTATTTTTGCTATTTTTGATTTTTTCCATAAAGGGGAAATAGCCCAAGCCACCCCGATGGCGTATAGCACGGCCAGTAGAGACGCACGGCGTGCGTCTCCACAACATCGGCAGGCCGAAACAAAACC
Coding sequences:
- a CDS encoding conserved hypothetical protein (Evidence 4 : Unknown function but conserved in other organisms), which produces MPRTARMLNKGEKTVYHVISRTALDGFPFQDVEKEALVKIIKKFSRLYFTDIMGFCVMGNHFHLLVKMRPDHDFTDEQIRERFVNFYGNEREFGEADIERFREKWSNLSEFMKEIKQTFSRFYNKLHNRRGTLWAERFKSVIVEDGNTLINCLAYIDLNPVRAGIVDRPEAYRWSSLGHHIQSGNEGGFLSTDFGLVEFNVMNEAERVRRYRRYVYETGALSPSGKEFSGSIDPGIVEKERHAGFNLTRTRRFAYRTRYFTDSGIIGSKAFVMTHYQKFKDRFESKREKKPKSIQGLDGIYSLKRLSESL
- a CDS encoding DEAD/DEAH box helicase produces the protein MSFKNLDLIDELLKAVEDLGFVEPTPIQTDAIPEIIGGDRDLVGLAQTGTGKTAAFSLPMIQLIDFDLTHAQGLVICPTRELCMQISRDIKKLCRYVKGARVAAVYGGADIEKQRAQIKKGAQIIVATPGRLRDLIQRKIAALSKIACLVLDEADEMLNMGFQEDIDAILENTPSGKRTWLFSATMPRAVARISKRYMENPVEITVGKKNSGAENISHVHYIVKEKDRYQALKRIIDYHPDIYGLVFCRTRKDTQEIAEKLIKDGYSADALHGDLSQALRDKVMDRFKTKSIQILIATDVAARGIDVQDITHVINYKLPDEADNYTHRSGRTARAGKSGTSVAIINTREKSKLKWIEKKAGVKFNYAKVPGGYAICEKQLYSMIGKMAEVEVDYQEIGPFLAPVWDILNSLTKEDLIQKFVSIEFNRFLNYYKDSKDINASLKKKGASHGPGKKDRKKKKLRPGKSRRFFLNTGEMDNLKKGALIRTLCERAGISSEKIGPIEVMREFSFFEVETSVAAKVLKSMKGAKIDGQNVRVQYAEKKKPQGKDALKRKKTKKGGATVSGV